A window of the Deltaproteobacteria bacterium genome harbors these coding sequences:
- a CDS encoding aldehyde dehydrogenase: MAQLFIGNEWCESLTRRTHPVINPSTLEKIDQVPESDSKDVDRAVTAAKQAQKEWKKIPGVEKAHLLHEIAQKIRNDNKEIAKLLTLESGKPLIESLDCVEWVAACFDYYAEIGRHERGFSLPPVAPHQVNFTIKEPYGVVACIVPFNFPLLLMSWKVAPAIAAGNTVVVKPAEQTPLSTLRMARAFELLPVGVVNVVTGTGEEVGDPLVRHPDVDMIAFTGSTEVGKGIMRLAADRVKKVNLELGSIDPLIVFEDADLEVAVPGAAWARYLNAGQVCTSSKRIYVAESIAGEFVRRFVEHTKTIRVGDPMNPETDVGPLISEEQLRKVEKQVEKGLKAGGELLYGGKRAPGLKGWYYLPTVITKVKRDNPLFNEEVFGPIAAISTFKTEDEAIEEANNSLYGLGASIYTGSLKTAMRAMEEIKAGSFWINDPLSDNDAGPFGGMRQSGFGRELGLEGLDAFRETKHVHLDYVMERKSYWFPYKNRSVP; this comes from the coding sequence ATGGCTCAACTTTTCATCGGGAACGAATGGTGCGAGAGTCTCACGAGGCGCACGCATCCTGTCATCAATCCTTCTACCCTTGAGAAAATCGATCAGGTCCCCGAATCAGATTCAAAAGATGTCGATCGTGCCGTTACCGCGGCGAAACAGGCACAAAAAGAGTGGAAGAAGATTCCGGGGGTCGAGAAGGCGCATCTCCTCCACGAAATCGCCCAGAAAATTCGAAACGACAACAAAGAAATCGCAAAACTCCTGACCCTCGAATCAGGCAAGCCGCTCATCGAGAGCCTCGATTGTGTTGAATGGGTCGCCGCCTGTTTTGATTATTACGCCGAGATCGGTCGTCATGAGAGGGGGTTTTCCCTCCCACCGGTCGCTCCGCATCAGGTCAATTTTACGATCAAAGAACCGTACGGAGTGGTCGCCTGTATCGTCCCGTTTAATTTCCCGCTCCTCTTGATGTCCTGGAAGGTGGCGCCGGCGATCGCGGCAGGGAATACCGTTGTCGTCAAACCGGCGGAGCAGACACCGCTCTCGACGCTCAGAATGGCGCGGGCCTTTGAGCTGCTCCCCGTTGGAGTTGTGAATGTGGTGACAGGCACGGGTGAAGAAGTGGGCGATCCGCTCGTCCGCCATCCGGATGTCGACATGATCGCCTTTACCGGTTCGACCGAGGTCGGGAAGGGGATCATGCGGCTTGCGGCGGATCGTGTGAAGAAGGTCAATCTCGAGCTCGGAAGTATCGATCCATTAATTGTTTTTGAAGATGCCGATCTGGAGGTAGCGGTCCCGGGTGCCGCTTGGGCTCGTTATCTTAACGCCGGTCAGGTCTGCACCTCCTCGAAACGTATTTATGTTGCTGAATCGATCGCAGGGGAATTCGTCCGACGTTTTGTCGAGCATACAAAAACGATTCGCGTCGGAGATCCGATGAATCCGGAGACCGATGTTGGTCCGTTGATTTCTGAGGAGCAGCTGAGGAAGGTAGAGAAACAGGTGGAGAAGGGGCTGAAAGCGGGAGGGGAATTGCTTTATGGTGGGAAGCGGGCGCCCGGACTCAAGGGTTGGTATTACCTACCGACGGTGATTACGAAGGTGAAGCGGGATAATCCGCTCTTTAACGAAGAGGTTTTTGGGCCGATCGCTGCGATTTCCACTTTTAAAACAGAAGACGAGGCGATCGAAGAGGCGAACAACTCCCTCTATGGTTTGGGGGCGAGCATTTATACCGGGAGTCTGAAGACGGCGATGAGGGCGATGGAGGAGATCAAGGCGGGGAGTTTCTGGATCAATGATCCGCTCTCTGATAACGATGCCGGGCCCTTCGGCGGGATGCGCCAGAGTGGCTTTGGCCGAGAATTGGGTCTCGAAGGGCTCGATGCCTTCCGCGAGACGAAACATGTGCATCTCGATTATGTGATGGAGAGGAAGAGTTATTGGTTCCCCTATAAGAACAGATCCGTTCCTTAA
- the gabT gene encoding 4-aminobutyrate--2-oxoglutarate transaminase produces the protein MGHIHLKTEIPGPKSRALLEKRRRYVSSSVSIHAASIFVERGAGALLTDVDGNTFIDFIGGIGSLNVGHSPTELVEVVKSQAEKLQHTCFMTAMYEPYVQLAQKLAEITPGKFEKKTALFNTGAEAVENAIKFARGYTKRPAVISFQNGFHGRTLLTMSLTSKYLPYKKGFGPFAPEIYIFPGPYPYRRPAGLSEEEHIDEVLSRWQTFFKATVAPDQVAAVILELVQGEGGFIVQPKRFVQEIVSFCKKEGIVFIADEVQTGFGRTGTLFTSAPYGIEPDLITMAKSLSNGLPLGAVTGRAEIMDAPQTGGIGGTFGGNPVSCVAALAAIQILEEKRLCERSKIIGEKIWKRMKKLEKEVPLIGEVRGLGSMIAVELVKDRATREPDKDTAASIVQKAASKGVLLLTAGLYGNVIRFLSPLSITDEQLEEGLDVVEQCLRSAKN, from the coding sequence ATGGGCCACATTCATCTCAAAACCGAAATCCCTGGCCCGAAGAGCCGTGCCCTTTTGGAAAAACGGCGTCGCTATGTCTCCTCCTCTGTCTCGATCCATGCCGCCTCGATTTTTGTCGAACGAGGCGCAGGGGCGCTTCTGACCGATGTCGATGGGAATACCTTCATTGATTTCATCGGAGGGATTGGAAGTCTCAATGTCGGTCATAGTCCAACAGAATTGGTTGAAGTGGTTAAGAGTCAGGCCGAAAAACTTCAACACACCTGTTTCATGACCGCGATGTATGAGCCGTATGTCCAATTGGCCCAAAAACTTGCCGAGATCACACCTGGGAAATTTGAAAAGAAGACTGCCCTTTTCAATACAGGGGCGGAGGCGGTCGAGAATGCGATCAAGTTTGCGAGGGGTTATACGAAACGACCCGCCGTCATCTCCTTCCAAAATGGATTTCATGGGCGAACCCTTCTGACAATGAGTCTCACCTCAAAATATCTACCGTATAAAAAAGGGTTTGGGCCGTTTGCGCCGGAGATTTATATTTTTCCAGGACCTTATCCGTATCGACGACCTGCCGGACTTTCCGAGGAGGAACATATCGATGAGGTTCTCTCGAGGTGGCAGACCTTTTTCAAGGCGACTGTTGCGCCTGATCAGGTGGCTGCCGTGATCCTTGAATTGGTTCAGGGGGAGGGGGGATTTATTGTTCAACCGAAGCGGTTTGTTCAGGAGATCGTTTCCTTTTGTAAAAAAGAGGGGATCGTTTTTATTGCGGATGAAGTGCAAACCGGATTTGGGAGAACAGGGACACTCTTCACCTCGGCACCATACGGGATTGAACCGGATCTGATCACAATGGCGAAATCGCTCTCAAACGGTCTTCCGCTTGGTGCCGTGACGGGACGCGCTGAGATCATGGATGCGCCACAGACCGGCGGGATCGGTGGGACGTTTGGCGGAAATCCGGTGAGTTGTGTGGCAGCATTGGCTGCGATCCAGATCCTTGAGGAAAAGCGACTTTGTGAGCGATCGAAGATCATTGGTGAGAAGATCTGGAAACGGATGAAGAAGCTGGAGAAGGAGGTTCCATTGATCGGTGAGGTTCGCGGTTTGGGTTCGATGATCGCTGTGGAACTTGTGAAGGATCGCGCGACGCGTGAACCGGACAAGGATACCGCCGCAAGCATTGTCCAGAAGGCCGCGTCGAAAGGTGTTCTGTTACTCACCGCTGGACTTTATGGAAATGTGATCCGCTTCCTGTCCCCTTTGTCGATCACCGATGAACAACTTGAGGAAGGGTTGGATGTTGTCGAACAATGTCTAAGATCGGCCAAAAATTAG
- a CDS encoding NADH-quinone oxidoreductase subunit H yields MLHLVLIVTTPPFFLGVIAKTKAFLAGRKGPPLLQIYYDLLRLFRKGTVYSRSSSILLRLAPVMIVASIFSSSLLVPLLKTAPIRFEGDLILFAYLLGLVRFMTILAAMDVGSSFEGMGASREASLGALTELAFFLGLVALSAMTRSTSLTAIFEWEGGHPFWNPALLILFATFSLILLTENSRMPIDDPTTHLELTMIHEVMILDYSGPDLALILYGASMKLFLFMAFTSSLLWPPTTANIWMGGGWLILKVTGMSIAIGLIESANARLRLIKIPQLLVANFVAAALGLAIILIGRGV; encoded by the coding sequence GTGCTCCATCTCGTTTTGATCGTCACGACCCCACCGTTTTTCCTCGGGGTAATCGCAAAGACGAAGGCCTTTCTGGCTGGCAGAAAGGGACCTCCCCTGCTCCAGATCTACTACGATCTCTTAAGACTCTTTCGAAAAGGGACAGTCTACAGCCGAAGCTCCTCGATACTCCTTCGTCTTGCCCCCGTCATGATCGTCGCATCCATTTTTTCGAGCAGCCTCCTGGTCCCCTTGCTCAAGACCGCACCGATTCGGTTTGAGGGGGATCTGATCCTCTTCGCTTACCTCCTGGGGCTCGTCCGATTTATGACGATCCTCGCCGCCATGGACGTCGGTTCCAGTTTTGAGGGGATGGGGGCCAGCCGCGAGGCGAGTCTGGGGGCCCTCACAGAACTCGCCTTCTTCCTCGGGCTGGTAGCCCTTTCGGCGATGACCCGCTCGACCTCACTCACTGCGATCTTCGAGTGGGAGGGGGGACATCCTTTTTGGAACCCGGCCCTTCTAATCCTCTTCGCCACTTTTTCCCTGATCCTCTTGACCGAAAATTCCCGGATGCCGATCGATGATCCGACAACACATCTGGAACTCACGATGATCCATGAGGTGATGATCCTCGATTACAGCGGACCGGATCTGGCGCTTATCCTCTACGGAGCCTCCATGAAACTCTTCCTCTTCATGGCGTTTACCTCCTCGCTTCTCTGGCCTCCCACGACGGCTAACATCTGGATGGGGGGCGGTTGGTTGATCTTGAAGGTTACAGGGATGTCGATCGCGATCGGTCTGATCGAATCGGCGAATGCCCGCCTGCGCCTGATCAAGATCCCGCAACTCCTGGTCGCGAACTTTGTCGCCGCAGCGCTCGGTCTCGCGATTATCCTTATCGGAAGGGGGGTATAG
- a CDS encoding ORF6N domain-containing protein has translation MINHNQEVAILRCQIGTSNEWGGRRYLPYVFTEFGVAMLSSVLRSRRAILVNIEIMRTFGRLRQILTTHKDLARKLENLEKRYDSQFKVVFDAIRQLMKPVVPTRRRIGF, from the coding sequence TTGATCAACCATAATCAAGAGGTTGCCATCTTGAGGTGCCAAATTGGCACCTCAAATGAGTGGGGTGGACGACGCTATCTTCCTTATGTCTTTACCGAATTTGGGGTCGCTATGTTATCCAGTGTGCTTCGAAGCCGGCGGGCAATTCTCGTTAATATCGAAATCATGAGAACATTTGGTCGCCTTCGCCAGATTCTGACCACTCACAAAGATCTCGCCCGAAAACTTGAAAATCTGGAGAAGAGATATGATTCCCAATTCAAGGTTGTATTCGATGCAATACGGCAGTTGATGAAACCAGTGGTGCCGACTAGAAGAAGGATCGGGTTTTAA
- a CDS encoding aldehyde dehydrogenase family protein, whose amino-acid sequence MNDYKMYINGEFVKSRAGKRREIRNPATGEVIATVPEAGTEDIDVAIQSARRAFDEGPWKESTGQQRGRVLFQIAEALRREAKRLAELETLNMGKPLVESEFDLADAATCFEYFGGWATKIYGEVNPVPDQAFSFTVKEPVGVCGLIVPWNYPLLMAAWKLAPALAAGCTMILKPAEDTPLTALELAKILDGITDLPKGVVNVVTGVGEVSGACLAQSRSVDKVAFTGSTEVGRSIMRAAADTNLKKVTLELGGKSPNIFFADSDFEAAVDGALFGVFINQGEVCSAGSRILVERSIHKKFVEAMKVKAEKIVLGPGSDPQSKMGPLVSANQLARVESYIQAGVQEGAKLVMGGKRPNGKLAKGYFIEPTIFDDVKNSMKIAREEIFGPVAAVIPFENEKEAIAIANQSDYGLAAAVWTRDIFKAFRVVKQVRAGTVWINHMQPCYVEGPWGGYKMSGTGRELGKYGVENFLESKQVYVNLNENPIGWY is encoded by the coding sequence ATGAACGACTATAAAATGTACATCAATGGTGAATTCGTAAAATCCCGGGCTGGGAAGAGGAGAGAGATTCGCAATCCAGCGACCGGCGAGGTGATCGCTACAGTTCCGGAAGCGGGGACTGAGGATATTGACGTTGCGATCCAGTCGGCGCGTCGGGCCTTCGATGAGGGACCCTGGAAGGAGTCAACCGGCCAGCAACGGGGGCGCGTCTTGTTTCAGATTGCCGAGGCGCTTCGACGAGAGGCAAAACGGTTGGCCGAGTTAGAGACATTGAATATGGGGAAGCCGCTTGTCGAGTCCGAATTTGATCTCGCCGATGCCGCGACCTGTTTTGAATATTTTGGCGGTTGGGCGACGAAGATTTATGGCGAGGTGAACCCGGTTCCGGATCAGGCGTTTTCTTTTACGGTGAAGGAACCGGTTGGGGTCTGTGGTCTCATTGTCCCCTGGAACTATCCACTTCTCATGGCAGCCTGGAAGCTCGCACCGGCGCTTGCTGCCGGATGTACGATGATTCTGAAGCCGGCGGAGGACACACCCCTGACGGCTCTGGAACTCGCCAAAATTCTGGACGGCATCACCGATCTTCCTAAGGGGGTTGTGAATGTTGTGACCGGTGTTGGAGAGGTGTCCGGCGCCTGTCTGGCCCAGAGTCGATCGGTCGATAAGGTCGCTTTTACTGGGTCGACAGAGGTGGGACGTTCCATTATGCGGGCTGCCGCCGATACGAATTTAAAAAAGGTCACCCTCGAATTAGGTGGAAAATCGCCGAATATCTTTTTTGCCGATTCTGATTTTGAGGCGGCGGTCGATGGCGCGCTCTTCGGTGTCTTTATCAATCAAGGCGAGGTCTGTTCGGCCGGCTCTCGAATCTTGGTTGAGCGTTCGATCCACAAAAAATTTGTTGAGGCGATGAAGGTGAAGGCAGAAAAGATTGTCTTGGGCCCGGGATCGGATCCTCAGTCGAAGATGGGGCCGCTTGTTTCCGCGAATCAGCTCGCACGCGTCGAATCTTATATCCAGGCTGGCGTTCAGGAAGGGGCGAAGCTGGTCATGGGTGGGAAGAGACCGAATGGGAAGCTCGCGAAAGGTTACTTCATAGAGCCGACGATCTTCGATGATGTGAAAAACAGCATGAAGATTGCGCGCGAAGAGATCTTCGGTCCGGTGGCAGCGGTCATCCCTTTTGAAAATGAAAAGGAGGCGATCGCCATCGCCAACCAGAGTGATTACGGGTTGGCAGCGGCGGTTTGGACGCGGGATATCTTCAAGGCGTTCCGTGTCGTGAAGCAGGTTCGTGCCGGAACGGTTTGGATCAATCATATGCAGCCTTGTTATGTCGAGGGGCCATGGGGTGGATACAAGATGAGCGGGACTGGCAGGGAGTTGGGTAAATATGGGGTCGAGAATTTTCTGGAGTCGAAACAGGTTTACGTGAATTTGAATGAGAATCCGATCGGTTGGTATTGA
- a CDS encoding ORF6N domain-containing protein → MNTLLPAERVESKILLIRGQKVMLDRTLAELYGVEAKVLNRAVKRNRERHFNFWWARTCPLKVRNTYGLSIKMY, encoded by the coding sequence ATGAACACACTGTTACCAGCAGAGAGGGTTGAGAGTAAAATCCTGCTGATCCGAGGACAGAAGGTAATGCTGGATCGGACCCTTGCGGAGCTTTATGGGGTAGAAGCCAAGGTGCTTAACCGTGCTGTCAAAAGAAACCGCGAACGTCATTTCAACTTTTGGTGGGCACGAACGTGCCCGCTAAAAGTTAGAAATACTTATGGTTTATCAATAAAAATGTACTAA
- a CDS encoding DMT family transporter, which translates to MIENPMIVWMTPTIAAMIFWGLGQGLVKKYIEDVSPARFCLYYILARSLVMGCFYLYSYAQGEVTPLLAPEARSFLLFGLLSYTLDGIAWILYYESIISGPITIVGTISAAYPALTIIFAKFFLDEQISSYQMLGVLMVIVSCIGLSIPSEHQITERVKHGRWVPLAITALLLWGVAGTTVKYAYLLTGSSESNMSLLGISGGMLTLGLYGLLKGKWRKGEGQQQAPGEWKRSALPMAVMGSGDLGVLIAYRTGPTSIVTPISAAYPVITLGFARLFLKEKITKLQWVFVVMIIIGVFMTSLGAS; encoded by the coding sequence ATGATCGAAAATCCAATGATTGTCTGGATGACCCCGACCATTGCCGCGATGATCTTCTGGGGGTTGGGTCAAGGTCTCGTCAAAAAATATATCGAGGATGTCTCACCGGCGCGGTTCTGTCTCTATTACATCTTGGCTCGTTCATTGGTGATGGGTTGTTTCTACCTCTACTCGTATGCCCAAGGGGAGGTCACCCCTCTCTTGGCACCGGAGGCGCGATCCTTTCTGCTCTTTGGGCTTTTGAGTTACACATTAGACGGGATCGCCTGGATCCTCTACTATGAATCAATTATTTCAGGTCCGATCACGATTGTGGGGACAATCTCTGCAGCCTATCCGGCGCTGACAATTATCTTCGCGAAATTTTTTCTGGATGAACAGATCAGCTCTTACCAGATGTTGGGGGTTCTGATGGTCATCGTGAGTTGTATCGGTCTTTCGATCCCTTCTGAACATCAAATCACCGAGAGGGTCAAGCATGGTCGCTGGGTTCCGTTGGCGATCACGGCACTCCTCCTCTGGGGTGTTGCAGGGACGACGGTTAAATATGCCTATCTGCTGACCGGTTCGAGCGAATCGAACATGTCGCTTTTGGGGATCAGTGGCGGGATGCTGACCCTCGGGCTTTATGGGCTACTCAAGGGGAAGTGGAGAAAAGGGGAGGGGCAGCAGCAGGCCCCCGGTGAATGGAAACGATCCGCATTGCCGATGGCGGTGATGGGGAGTGGCGATCTCGGCGTCTTGATCGCCTACCGCACCGGCCCGACCTCGATCGTGACACCGATCAGCGCCGCCTATCCGGTGATCACGTTGGGTTTCGCGAGACTTTTCCTGAAAGAGAAGATTACAAAACTTCAGTGGGTTTTTGTCGTGATGATCATTATTGGGGTCTTCATGACCTCGTTGGGTGCGAGCTGA
- a CDS encoding saccharopine dehydrogenase NADP-binding domain-containing protein translates to MRYVVLGGAGAMGRITIRDLFETDPDAEIIIADFNLKNAETLAASFRSRRVKAVFADIKNRQSLVKAFQGSFVVINSTPYVFNVEVMRAALKARVHYVDLGGLFHVTRKQLQLHNQFKKAGLLALLGIGAAPGITNIMADHAASQLDRVQEIHIRLGGKDLTRYDRDVPISVSYSLDTILDEFSMPPAVFHKGRFGFVEPMSGREEHLFPSPVGIQKPMHTIHSEVATLPLSYKDKGVKEVSFKIAFDEEFTERVRFLRDLGLASQKPVQNGQINFVPRKILLKLISELPKGKPVGPIRQYEVIRSIVLGKEKGKKVCWLVDCHTKGMPQWGIGLDIDTGAPPSIAAQMIARGEIDAFGALPPEKVVPPQPFFKELARRGMTVKTKKVAGWSFL, encoded by the coding sequence ATGCGTTACGTTGTCTTAGGCGGTGCCGGTGCGATGGGGCGGATCACGATTCGAGATCTCTTCGAGACCGATCCCGATGCCGAGATCATCATCGCCGATTTTAATCTGAAAAACGCCGAAACATTGGCGGCTTCGTTTCGCTCGCGACGTGTGAAGGCTGTTTTTGCCGATATCAAAAACCGGCAGTCGTTAGTGAAGGCGTTCCAAGGATCTTTTGTCGTGATCAACTCCACCCCTTATGTCTTTAACGTCGAGGTGATGAGGGCGGCGTTGAAGGCAAGGGTTCACTACGTCGATCTCGGCGGGCTTTTTCATGTCACGCGGAAACAACTACAGCTTCACAATCAATTTAAGAAGGCGGGGCTCTTGGCCTTGCTCGGCATCGGAGCAGCCCCTGGAATCACTAACATCATGGCGGATCACGCTGCCTCTCAACTCGATCGCGTGCAGGAGATTCATATCCGATTGGGGGGCAAGGATCTGACGCGGTATGATCGTGACGTTCCAATCTCCGTTTCCTATTCCCTCGACACAATCCTCGATGAGTTCTCCATGCCACCCGCTGTTTTTCACAAAGGGCGATTCGGTTTCGTCGAACCGATGTCAGGTCGCGAGGAGCACCTGTTCCCTTCACCGGTCGGGATTCAAAAACCGATGCACACGATCCACTCGGAGGTTGCAACACTCCCACTCTCTTATAAAGATAAGGGGGTTAAAGAAGTCAGTTTCAAAATCGCCTTCGATGAGGAGTTTACCGAACGGGTGCGGTTCCTGAGGGACCTTGGACTCGCCTCACAAAAACCGGTTCAAAATGGCCAGATCAACTTTGTCCCACGAAAAATCCTTTTGAAGTTGATCTCAGAGTTACCAAAGGGAAAACCGGTCGGTCCGATCCGGCAATACGAGGTGATCCGCTCGATTGTCCTCGGCAAGGAAAAAGGGAAGAAGGTGTGCTGGTTAGTCGACTGTCACACAAAGGGGATGCCACAATGGGGGATCGGACTCGATATCGACACCGGTGCCCCTCCATCGATCGCCGCCCAGATGATCGCTCGTGGTGAAATTGATGCCTTTGGCGCCTTGCCACCGGAAAAAGTGGTCCCCCCTCAACCGTTTTTCAAAGAACTGGCCCGACGGGGAATGACCGTTAAGACAAAAAAAGTCGCCGGCTGGAGCTTTTTGTAG